Part of the Bacillota bacterium genome is shown below.
CCCAGCAATATCCATGTGTTGAGTATTATCGGCCAAGTGGAAGGACATATGGTGCTGCCGCCCCAAAACAAAACGACCAAATATGAACATGTGATTCCCCAATTGGCGGCAGTGGAACAAAATGATGCGATTAAAGGATTGTTGGTTATTCTCAACACTGTTGGCGGCGATGTGGAAGCGGGGCTGGCCATCGCGGAAATGATTAAAACCCTGAGCAAACCCAGCGTTTCTTTGGTCTTGGGGGGCGGACACAGCATTGGAGTGCCGATTGCTGTTTCCACCGATTATTCGGTTATTGCGGAAACAGCAACAATGACAATCCATCCAATCAGACTCACCGGTCTCGTTATTGGGGTGCCTCAAACTT
Proteins encoded:
- a CDS encoding translocation-enhancing protein TepA yields the protein MSGKAQLDTVQQMGQNNLPAPGPSNIHVLSIIGQVEGHMVLPPQNKTTKYEHVIPQLAAVEQNDAIKGLLVILNTVGGDVEAGLAIAEMIKTLSKPSVSLVLGGGHSIGVPIAVSTDYSVIAETATMTIHPIRLTGLVIGVPQTYEYLDKMQDRVVEFVCRNADISREYFRELMFRTGELARDIGTVLVGADAVKARLIDEVGGLGAAISKLKESIGTDGSVQEG